The following is a genomic window from Thermus caldifontis.
CTCGAGGGGCTCGCAACCTCCCTAGGCCGCATGGGACCCGCTAAAAAGGCCTTCCTCCCCGCCTCCACCCCGAGGCGGAAGGCCTCGGCCATGGCCACGGGGTCTTCCGCCTCGGCGATGGCGGTGTTGACCAGCACCGCATCCAGGCCCATTTCCATCACCTCCGCCGCCTGGGAGGGCAGGCCAAGCCCCGCATCCACCACCACCGGGGGCAGGGAAGCCTTTTCCCGGGCAAAGAGCTCCAAAAGGGCCCGGGTCTTAACGCCCCAGCCCGAACCGATGGGGGCCGCCAGGGGCATGACCGTGGCCGTGCCCAGCGCCGCCAGCCTTTTGGCCAGGACCAGGTCGGGCCCGATGTAGGGAAGAACCACAAAACCCTCTTCCAGCAGCCTCTCCGCCGCCCTCAAGGTTTCCAGGGGGTCGGGAAGGAGGTAGGTGGGGTCGGGGATCACCTCCAGCTTCACCCACCGTTCCCCGGTGAGGACCCGGCCCAGGCGGGCAATCCTTAGGGCCTCCTCCGCGGTCTTGGCCCCGGCGGTGTTGGGCAGAAGCCTGACCCCCTCCAAGGCCTCCAAAAGCCCCACGTGCCCGGGCATCCTGGCCTCCACCCGGCGGATGGCCACGGTGACCACCTCGGCCCCAGAAGCCCTGATGGCCTCCCGCATCACCCCAAAGTCCTTGAACTTGCCCGAGCCCAGGATGAGGCGGCTTTTGAGCTCCGTATCCCCTACCCTCCAGGTGTCCATCTAGCCTCCTTGCATGAGGGTGACCACCTCCACCACATCCCCTTCCTTCAGCACGTGGTGGGGAAGCTCCCGCCCCGGGTAGGCCTCCTCGTTGAGGAGGACCGCCACCCGGGATAGCTCCACGCCCAGCTCCTCCAAGGCCTCCTTAAGCGTCTTCCCCTCCAAAGGCCTGGCCTCGCCGTTAAGCCACACCATAGAGCTTCTCCCGAAAGGCCTGGGCCGCCTTCTCGGGGTCCTCGGCGTCCAAAATGGCCCGCACCACCACGATGCGGCGCGCCCCAGCCTCCAAGACCTCCCCCAGGTTCTCCAGGGTGATGCCGCCGATGGCGTACCAGGGCTTCTCCCCCAAATTTTCCCTGGCCCAGCGCACATAGGCCAAGCCTGCTGCCGGCCTGCCCGGCTTGGTGGGGGTTTCCCACACCGGACCTATGGAGAGGTAGTCCACGCCTTCCTCGAGGGCCCTTAGGGCCTGCTCGGGAGCGTGGGTGGAGCGGCCCACCATCCCCTGGAAGAAGCGC
Proteins encoded in this region:
- a CDS encoding thiazole synthase, whose translation is MDTWRVGDTELKSRLILGSGKFKDFGVMREAIRASGAEVVTVAIRRVEARMPGHVGLLEALEGVRLLPNTAGAKTAEEALRIARLGRVLTGERWVKLEVIPDPTYLLPDPLETLRAAERLLEEGFVVLPYIGPDLVLAKRLAALGTATVMPLAAPIGSGWGVKTRALLELFAREKASLPPVVVDAGLGLPSQAAEVMEMGLDAVLVNTAIAEAEDPVAMAEAFRLGVEAGRKAFLAGPMRPREVASPSSPTEGVPLGGQRR
- the thiS gene encoding sulfur carrier protein ThiS, which translates into the protein MVWLNGEARPLEGKTLKEALEELGVELSRVAVLLNEEAYPGRELPHHVLKEGDVVEVVTLMQGG
- the thiE gene encoding thiamine phosphate synthase; translated protein: MLGRLYLVVTPRPGWPMGEVLDRTERALAGGVEVLQLRAKDWEARPILELGERMLSLSRRYGVPFFLNDRPDLAAILEADGVHLGQGDLTPGEARRFFQGMVGRSTHAPEQALRALEEGVDYLSIGPVWETPTKPGRPAAGLAYVRWARENLGEKPWYAIGGITLENLGEVLEAGARRIVVVRAILDAEDPEKAAQAFREKLYGVA